The following proteins are co-located in the Chiroxiphia lanceolata isolate bChiLan1 chromosome 7, bChiLan1.pri, whole genome shotgun sequence genome:
- the WNT6 gene encoding protein Wnt-6 encodes MLPSSRTQLGLFFILLCPANIIGLWWAVGSPLVMDPNSICRKTKRLAGKQAELCQLEPEIVQEVAKGTKLGVRECQYQFRFRRWNCTSHSKYFGKILQQDIRETAFVYAITAAGVSHAITQACSMGELLQCGCELTRSRTPPSPTAGPGTEGTAWEWGGCGDDVQFGYEKSQQFMDAKNKKGKNDIRALIDLHNNEAGRLAVRSYMRTECKCHGLSGSCTLRTCWRKMPHFREVGDRLLERFNGAFKVMGGNDGKTLIPVGDNIKPPDKQDLIYSADSPDFCSANRKTGSLGTRGRVCNSTAMDTSGCDLLCCGRGHRDETVVLEENCLCRFHWCCVVQCRKCSVRQELSLCV; translated from the exons aTGCTGCCTTCTTCCCGGACCCAGCTGGGGCTCTTCTTCATCCTCCTTTGCCCTGCCAATATCATCGGGCTCTGGTG ggcagtggggagCCCCCTGGTCATGGACCCCAACAGCATCTGCCGCAAGACGAAGCGGCTGGCGGGCAAGCAGGcggagctgtgccagctggagCCAGAGATTGTACAGGAGGTGGCCAAGGGCACCAAGCTGGGCGTCCGGGAGTGCCAGTACCAATTCCGCTTCCGCCGCTGGAACTGCACCAGCCACAGCAAGTACTTCGGCAAGATCTTACAGCAGG ATATCCGTGAAACAGCCTTCGTGTATGCCATCACGGCGGCCGGGGTGAGCCACGCCATCACACAGGCCTGCAGcatgggagagctgctgcagtgcgGCTGCGAGCTGACACGGAGCCGGACTCCTCCCTCCCCCACGGCGGGTCCGGGCACGGAGGGCACGGCCTGGGAgtgggggggctgtggggacgATGTGCAGTTTGGCTACGAGAAATCCCAGCAGTTTATGGATGCCAAGAacaagaaaggcaaaaatgacATCCGAGCTCTTATCGACCTGCACAACAACGAAGCCGGGCGCTTG GCGGTGCGCAGCTACATGAGGACAGAGTGCAAATGCCACGGGCTGTCGGGCTCCTGCACCCTGCGGACCTGCTGGCGGAAGATGCCCCACTTCCGCGAGGTGGGGGACCGCCTGCTGGAGCGCTTCAATGGGGCTTTCAAGGTGATGGGAGGGAACGACGGGAAAACCCTCATCCCTGTGGGTGACAACATCAAGCCCCCTGACAAGCAGGACCTCATCTACTCCGCTGACTCACCGGATTTCTGCTCAGCTAACCGTAAGACAGGCTCACTGGGCACCCGGGGCCGTGTCTGCAACAGCACAGCCATGGACACGAGTGGGTGCGACCTACTGTGCTGTGGGCGAGGGCACCGGGATGAGACAGTGGTGTTGGAGGAAAACTGCCTTTGCCGCTTCCACTGGTGCTGTGTGGTGCAGTGCCGCAAGTGCTCCGTCCGTCAGGAGCTCAGCCTCTGCGTCTGA